The DNA segment CCTGTCCATGTTTTATGTCGGCTGGCATTCCTATATGGGCCTCCGCACGGTGCCCGCCGATGCCATGCAGGTCGAGGTGTCGGCCCAGATGTTTTCCTGGCTTTTTATCTATGATAACGACAAGGAAGTACTGAACGAAATTGTTGTGCCGGTGGGAAGGGCAATCAAGTTGAATATCACCTCGGTTGATGTCCTGCATAGCTTCTATCTGCCGGCATTTCGGATCAAGGTGGATGCGGTGAAGGGGATGAAGACCTATGCCTGGTTCCGGGCCGACGAGATTGGTGAATACGATATCCAGTGCACCGAGTATTGCGGCACAAAACATTCAGCGATGGTTGCCAAGTTGAGGATCGTGCCGCAGAAGGAATTCGACGAGTGGCTTGCCAAGGAGGAGGACTGATTCGAGGTCTTTATTGTACGGCTGTTGCCTCCTGTGGCTGGTCAGCCCTCATTGCCAGGCTGCGCCTGGCCAAAACCCCCCTGTGTTTGCTGGTCGGTGTCGCCACCGTTTTTGGGGCGATACTTGCC comes from the Desulforhopalus sp. genome and includes:
- the coxB gene encoding cytochrome c oxidase subunit II — protein: MTPVQGVDLAFWYILGISAVLLTGITVVMVYFVVKYRRSSNPHPADIRDNYKLEIIWTIIPTLIALSMFYVGWHSYMGLRTVPADAMQVEVSAQMFSWLFIYDNDKEVLNEIVVPVGRAIKLNITSVDVLHSFYLPAFRIKVDAVKGMKTYAWFRADEIGEYDIQCTEYCGTKHSAMVAKLRIVPQKEFDEWLAKEED